A section of the Humulus lupulus chromosome 2, drHumLupu1.1, whole genome shotgun sequence genome encodes:
- the LOC133814831 gene encoding uncharacterized protein LOC133814831, with protein sequence MDSEDMFEHYRAVAASSSQKKNSKRARGESSKTASKKAQTDDPPAIAPSKENSPPSSPLEQPASTLSVEQTSNPATPIDQQPSPKAPSSQTLCTPLEGSLPNIVVSSARERIYKLSKHKRSQASITKTTSMEANQVLNRGLNEIGLLTITAGWRRAGALVSRGKNFDTRLAEAKKSLEAKNNELTKQNGEFLAEKTELSKQKEELLEQKATLTEELLETRNALKKSNEAREKFRESSTLKNQQAVQLELDMIASRQEAEELEKRVKELEEAGAKNLEKYKECALRLEEEERAEVLASPEISLAAGIDGADIEAGTAIDQDVPQDPPAP encoded by the exons ATGGACTCTGAAGACATGTTTGAGCATTACAGGGCTGTTGCCGCCTCTTCTAGCCAGAAGAAGAACAGCAAGAGGGCTCggggggagagcagtaaaactgcctcaaagaaggcccaaACTGATGACCCTCCGGCTATCGCCCCTtcgaaggagaactcaccaccttcATCGCCACTCGAGCAGCCGGCCTCAACTCTTTCGGTTGAGCAAACCTCCAATCCTGCAACACCCATCGACCAGCAGCCTTCTCCTAAGGCCCCTAGCAGCCAAACCTTGTGCACTCCGctcgaaggctccctgcccaatATCGTGGTCAGCTCTgctagggagagaatatacaagctctccaagcataaaCGCAGTCAGGCTTCTATTACTAAAACTACCTCTATGGAGGCTAATCAAGTTCTCAATAGAGgactgaacgagata GGACTATTGACCATAACCGCTGGCTGGCGacgtgctggggcgttggtgtctCGGGGCAAGAATTTCGATACCAGGCTCGCCGAGGCTAAGAAATCACTCGAAGCTAAAAACAACGAGCTTACCAAACAGAATGGCGAGTTCCTTGCGGAGAAAACGGAGCTGTCTAAGCAGAAAGAAGAACTGCTGGAGCAAAAAGCTACTCTGACCGAGGAGCTGCTGGAAACCCGGAACGCCCTGAAGAAATCCAACGAAGCCagggaaaaattcagggaaagctCCACACTCAAAAATCAACAAGCTGTACAGCTCGAGCTTGATATGATCGCAAGTAGGCAGGAGGCGGAGGAACTCGAAAAACGAGTGAAAGAGCTTGAGGAAGCTGGAGCTAAGAACTTGGAGAaatacaaggaa TGTGCCCTTCGcttggaagaagaagagagggctgAAGTGCTTGCctccccagagatttccctggcagcagggatagatggtgcagacatTGAAGCTGGCACAGCCATCGACCAAGAcgttcctcaagaccctccagctccttaa